From Nocardia sp. XZ_19_385, the proteins below share one genomic window:
- a CDS encoding globin domain-containing protein, whose amino-acid sequence MDSRTVALIRTTFKAVAAEEAGPEKLARSFYSILFTEYPQTRDFFPAAMDSQRDRLVRAISYALDRLEEPNKLLPFLAQLGRDHRKYGVQNEHYQAVAHSLKTAMSRFAGNEMWTDEVDRAWDEGLTLIADTMIGAAAKESTPAVWTGTVLERRMVLRNLAVVRLRLDQPIRYAAGQYISVQVPARPRMWRYLSPSVPANANGEIEFHIRGVLGGWVSPAMVNQTNVGDQWLLGSPLGGLGIPRNTKRKMLMIGCGTGIAPLRAQLLQMAQRRTNPKVHLFVGGHHPCDLYDLETLSKLATANKWLTVTPVAEYDENPWWHLDSGELEPPLPGLEPRMTGQIGRVVASFGPWADRDVQIVGSPSMVQTTKFRLMAAGTQTKNIRHDPLF is encoded by the coding sequence ATGGATTCGCGGACTGTCGCTTTGATCAGAACCACGTTCAAGGCGGTTGCTGCGGAGGAAGCCGGGCCCGAGAAACTCGCCCGGTCCTTTTATTCGATCTTGTTCACCGAGTATCCCCAGACTCGCGATTTCTTTCCCGCCGCAATGGATTCCCAGCGCGACCGCCTGGTCCGGGCTATCTCCTACGCCCTGGATCGGCTCGAAGAACCGAACAAACTCCTGCCCTTCCTGGCCCAGCTCGGCCGCGACCACCGCAAATACGGCGTGCAGAACGAGCATTACCAAGCGGTGGCGCATTCGCTGAAGACCGCGATGAGCCGCTTCGCCGGCAACGAGATGTGGACCGACGAGGTGGACCGGGCCTGGGACGAGGGCCTGACCCTGATCGCGGACACCATGATCGGCGCCGCCGCGAAGGAATCCACCCCGGCGGTATGGACCGGCACTGTCCTGGAACGGCGGATGGTGCTGCGCAATCTGGCGGTGGTGCGGCTGCGGCTGGATCAGCCGATCCGCTACGCCGCCGGGCAGTACATCAGTGTGCAGGTCCCGGCGCGGCCGCGGATGTGGCGCTACCTCTCACCGTCGGTCCCCGCGAATGCCAACGGCGAGATCGAATTCCACATCCGCGGCGTGCTCGGCGGGTGGGTGAGCCCGGCCATGGTCAACCAGACGAACGTCGGGGACCAATGGCTGCTCGGCTCACCCCTCGGCGGGCTCGGCATCCCGCGCAACACCAAACGCAAGATGTTGATGATCGGCTGCGGTACCGGCATCGCACCGCTGCGCGCCCAGCTCTTGCAGATGGCCCAGCGCCGCACCAACCCGAAGGTGCACCTGTTCGTCGGCGGGCACCATCCCTGCGATCTCTACGACCTGGAGACGCTGAGCAAGCTCGCCACCGCGAACAAGTGGCTCACCGTCACCCCGGTCGCCGAATACGATGAAAACCCCTGGTGGCACCTGGATTCCGGGGAGCTTGAGCCACCCCTACCCGGCCTCGAACCGCGCATGACCGGGCAGATCGGCCGGGTGGTCGCCAGCTTCGGTCCGTGGGCGGACCGCGATGTCCAGATCGTCGGCTCACCGTCGATGGTGCAGACCACCAAGTTCCGCCTGATGGCGGCCGGTACCCAAACCAAGAACATCCGGCACGACCCCCTGTTCTGA
- a CDS encoding LuxR C-terminal-related transcriptional regulator has protein sequence MPDIAFDTMPCARDIFRELDSTAGRRNTHAPVVHLIRGRSGTGKSTLLAAIRTRLHEQGIPLCDTVCHPCPESDPDGPRPALLIDNAHTLAPDDLQALSDIIESGRCTIVIAVQPRPHDPHLRALTDAVSRRGRVLDLRPLGVADIGPFARELGMTVPRHVAQHIHQHTGGIRGGVVTALAAACSARLDAGIPAVEVAVTHWARTLLDDLAPDLLETLAVATTGTGLDSSELTEVLGVEPAAAQALIDRARATALVTDADLLLAPAIAPLRTLLGDHRYLAVQRRLFTARLEAGLLRDHTALLLAESGVRDQQLAEFLCTAAEHAGREAVRYYAAAAAAGADPDQMALRWAEAAAQTGDGETAMRLAEPMLARSGITGTDLADAVRICAAVLTRRGLVGRAAQLYTWLGPDRTGADWAVGATVHYLAGNTATAAKLAESAPQWPPTEASAQARLIAVALADTLAESDTETRTAAAVSALVQAADSGPGADVFLPCTAVSIAALLCLSTGAPQRAADALQRATAGGLRCHQLQVLSAWTALLDGDEQGAAAIAATLNWDQLDIRDRLLAHGVVVGLARRAGDHAALTRAWQAACPLFDAVDADLLTMLPIGELWTAGVLLHEERRVAPLVEAAQALLRRVQQPPGWANIFHWYAVQAAIAAHNPERLLAAARPLDTAATAGDRHAAALALAARSWISVLRKQIVATRVEAAVTGLRGFGLAREAAQLAAASATAAAADAVTSAALGELARAARAELRPQQHSPAPAPAAGDQLAPAAEADAVLSEREREVAELVLLGLTYREIGARLYISAKTVEHHVARIRRRIGATSRSELLSMLRAMGCAAHQQGSLPV, from the coding sequence GTGCCTGACATCGCCTTCGACACGATGCCGTGTGCGCGAGACATCTTCCGGGAGCTGGATTCCACCGCGGGCCGGCGCAACACCCACGCTCCGGTCGTCCATCTCATCCGCGGCCGCTCCGGCACCGGCAAATCCACCTTGCTCGCGGCGATCCGCACGCGGCTGCACGAGCAGGGAATTCCGCTGTGCGACACCGTGTGCCATCCATGCCCGGAGTCCGATCCGGACGGTCCGCGCCCGGCGCTGCTGATCGACAACGCGCACACCCTGGCCCCGGATGATCTCCAAGCCCTGTCCGACATCATCGAATCCGGTCGCTGCACGATCGTCATCGCGGTGCAGCCGCGGCCACACGATCCACACCTGCGGGCGCTGACCGACGCGGTCTCCCGCCGCGGCCGCGTGCTCGACCTGCGCCCGCTCGGCGTCGCCGACATCGGCCCGTTCGCCCGGGAGCTCGGCATGACGGTGCCGCGGCACGTGGCCCAGCACATTCACCAGCACACCGGCGGTATCCGGGGCGGCGTGGTCACCGCGCTGGCCGCGGCCTGCTCGGCCCGTCTCGACGCCGGCATCCCCGCGGTCGAGGTGGCCGTCACCCATTGGGCGCGGACCCTGCTCGACGATCTGGCGCCGGATCTGCTGGAAACACTGGCCGTCGCGACCACGGGCACCGGCTTGGACTCCAGCGAACTCACCGAGGTACTCGGCGTGGAACCCGCAGCCGCCCAGGCGCTCATCGATAGAGCCCGGGCCACCGCCTTGGTCACCGACGCCGATCTGCTGCTGGCCCCGGCCATCGCCCCGCTACGCACCCTGCTCGGCGATCACCGCTACCTCGCCGTACAGCGCCGCTTGTTCACCGCCCGGCTGGAAGCCGGACTACTACGCGACCACACCGCGTTGCTGCTGGCCGAATCCGGTGTCCGCGACCAGCAACTGGCTGAATTCCTCTGTACCGCAGCCGAACACGCGGGCCGCGAGGCGGTGCGCTACTACGCGGCCGCGGCGGCGGCCGGCGCCGACCCTGATCAGATGGCGCTGCGCTGGGCCGAAGCCGCCGCGCAGACCGGCGACGGCGAGACCGCGATGCGCCTGGCCGAGCCGATGCTCGCCCGATCCGGCATCACCGGGACCGATCTCGCCGATGCCGTGCGGATCTGCGCGGCCGTGCTGACCCGCCGCGGCCTGGTGGGCCGCGCCGCCCAGCTCTACACCTGGCTCGGCCCGGACCGCACCGGCGCGGACTGGGCGGTCGGCGCGACCGTGCACTACCTCGCGGGCAACACCGCGACCGCGGCGAAACTGGCGGAGTCGGCGCCGCAGTGGCCGCCGACCGAGGCCAGCGCCCAGGCCCGGCTCATCGCCGTCGCCCTGGCCGACACCCTCGCCGAATCCGACACCGAAACCCGAACCGCCGCAGCGGTTTCCGCGCTCGTGCAGGCCGCCGACAGCGGCCCGGGCGCGGACGTCTTCCTGCCGTGCACCGCGGTGTCCATCGCGGCCCTGCTCTGCCTGAGCACCGGCGCACCACAGCGCGCCGCCGACGCCTTGCAGCGCGCCACCGCGGGCGGCCTGCGCTGCCATCAACTCCAGGTGCTCTCGGCCTGGACGGCCCTGCTCGACGGCGACGAACAGGGTGCAGCCGCGATCGCCGCCACCTTGAACTGGGACCAACTCGACATCCGCGACCGGCTGCTGGCCCACGGCGTCGTGGTCGGCTTGGCCCGCCGGGCCGGCGATCACGCCGCCCTGACCCGGGCCTGGCAGGCGGCCTGCCCGCTGTTCGACGCGGTCGACGCCGACCTGCTCACCATGCTGCCGATCGGTGAACTGTGGACCGCGGGCGTGCTGCTGCACGAGGAACGCCGCGTCGCCCCGCTCGTCGAGGCCGCGCAGGCGCTGCTGCGCCGCGTTCAGCAGCCGCCCGGCTGGGCCAACATCTTCCACTGGTATGCCGTGCAGGCGGCGATCGCGGCGCACAACCCGGAGCGGCTGCTCGCCGCGGCCCGCCCGCTCGACACCGCCGCCACCGCGGGCGACCGGCACGCGGCCGCGCTCGCGCTGGCCGCCCGCAGCTGGATCTCGGTGCTGCGCAAACAGATCGTGGCCACCCGGGTGGAAGCCGCGGTCACCGGCTTGCGCGGCTTCGGCCTGGCCCGCGAGGCCGCCCAGCTCGCCGCCGCGTCCGCCACGGCCGCCGCGGCCGATGCCGTCACCTCCGCCGCCCTCGGTGAGCTCGCCCGCGCCGCCCGGGCCGAACTGCGCCCGCAGCAGCATTCGCCCGCACCCGCGCCCGCCGCGGGCGACCAGCTCGCGCCGGCCGCCGAGGCCGACGCGGTGCTGAGCGAACGCGAACGCGAGGTCGCCGAGCTGGTGCTGCTCGGCCTCACCTACCGGGAGATCGGAGCACGGCTATACATTTCCGCGAAAACGGTGGAGCATCATGTCGCCCGGATCCGACGCCGGATCGGTGCGACCTCACGCTCGGAGTTATTGTCGATGCTTCGCGCCATGGGGTGTGCAGCTCACCAACAGGGCTCGCTACCCGTGTGA
- a CDS encoding S1 family peptidase, whose product MRKLVARRAAVKAASIGIAATVLLAPVLATTPASAEPSAPAQLTVESLPAELAQAIERDLKISPAEYLERAAKAQLLSTYARDFRAAQPETYAGAWIGPDGKPVVAVTSPDAAKIAAAAGYQTRLAPVSAAKLETSLTQVNQWIATLPVSLSDAINSVAIDFLNSQLVLSVANTTVGHALNLPTLLANVKVILSPGGGGPVERRPMGGDTYISAPKALDDASLEGVDVCSFGFNSTDAAGNALNISAGHCNPNLGKADERATVYYPNVKDIPNSPELGTFVSAKVGGDSGLDYAVIQLTDRAVRAGMDQPAVRGANGTTLTITGTAEPITGAPICKSGQSSTFTCGFVVADRVETQLYTADGVSRIVRGFASSACTLGGDSGGAIVSGTLALGITSGSNAADAPNCNEANTALAPYGGTATLGIPIRPILFDIEASAGGGLGSGITVRTRPNAG is encoded by the coding sequence ATGCGCAAGTTGGTGGCGCGTCGCGCCGCGGTCAAGGCAGCCTCGATCGGCATCGCCGCGACCGTTCTCCTCGCCCCCGTCCTCGCCACCACGCCCGCCTCGGCGGAACCGTCGGCACCCGCGCAGTTGACCGTCGAAAGCTTGCCCGCAGAACTCGCCCAGGCCATCGAGCGCGATCTGAAGATCTCCCCGGCGGAGTATTTGGAGCGTGCCGCGAAGGCCCAGCTGCTCAGCACCTACGCTCGCGACTTCCGAGCCGCCCAGCCCGAGACCTACGCCGGCGCCTGGATCGGCCCGGACGGCAAACCCGTTGTGGCCGTGACCTCCCCGGACGCCGCGAAGATCGCGGCGGCCGCCGGCTACCAGACCCGTCTGGCGCCGGTCTCCGCGGCCAAACTGGAGACCTCGCTGACGCAGGTGAACCAGTGGATCGCCACGCTGCCGGTGAGCCTGTCCGACGCGATCAACTCGGTGGCCATCGACTTCTTGAACAGCCAGCTGGTGCTCAGCGTCGCCAACACCACCGTGGGGCACGCGCTGAACCTGCCCACCCTGCTCGCCAACGTGAAGGTCATCCTCTCGCCCGGCGGCGGTGGTCCGGTGGAGCGCCGTCCGATGGGCGGCGACACCTACATCAGCGCGCCGAAGGCGCTCGACGATGCCTCGCTCGAGGGCGTCGACGTCTGCTCGTTCGGCTTCAACAGCACCGACGCCGCCGGCAACGCGCTCAATATCAGTGCGGGCCACTGCAATCCGAACCTCGGCAAGGCCGACGAGAGGGCCACGGTCTACTACCCGAACGTCAAGGACATCCCGAACAGCCCCGAGCTCGGCACCTTCGTCTCGGCCAAGGTGGGCGGCGACAGCGGCCTGGACTACGCGGTGATCCAGCTGACCGATCGCGCGGTGCGCGCCGGCATGGATCAGCCCGCGGTGCGCGGCGCCAACGGCACCACCCTGACCATCACCGGTACCGCCGAGCCGATCACCGGCGCCCCGATCTGCAAGTCCGGCCAGTCCTCCACGTTCACCTGTGGCTTCGTGGTCGCCGACCGGGTCGAGACCCAGCTCTACACCGCCGACGGCGTGAGCCGGATCGTGCGCGGCTTCGCCAGCTCGGCCTGCACCCTGGGCGGTGACAGCGGCGGCGCGATCGTCTCCGGCACGCTGGCGCTCGGCATCACCAGCGGCTCCAACGCCGCCGACGCACCGAACTGCAACGAGGCGAACACCGCGCTCGCGCCCTACGGCGGCACCGCCACGCTGGGCATTCCGATCCGGCCGATTCTGTTCGATATCGAAGCCTCCGCAGGTGGCGGTCTCGGCAGCGGCATCACGGTGCGCACCCGGCCGAACGCCGGATAA
- a CDS encoding (Fe-S)-binding protein has product MNALTVTLGVIGAALTLLCWASFIDGVRKIARTVMLGQSAPDRWRPFLPRFKQMMVEFLAHTRMNKFRTVGWAHWLVMIGFLAGFILWFEAYGQAIDPHFHWPIIGNWGIYHLMDEILGIGTVVGIITLIVIRQLNHPRVPERLSRFSGSKFGPAYVIESIVLVEGLGMVFVKAGKIATYGGSHTWSDFFTQQVAKLLPASPVMVSIFALIKLLSGALFLFLVGRNITWGVAWHRFSAFPNIYFKREDDGGVALGAVKPMMSNGKLLDMENVDADNDIMGAGKIEDFSWKGILDFTTCTECGRCQSQCPAWNTGKPLSPKLLIMSLRDHGYAKAPYLLAGGRKDAGGDEIGLVDAEGKPNEAALARISDAAKAEAERPLVGGEDVSGIIDPEVLWSCTTCGACVEQCPVDIEHVDHIIDMRRYQVLIESEFPSELAGLFKNLENKGNPWGQNAKDRLNWINEMDFQIPVYGKDADSFDGYEYLFWVGCAGAYEDRAKKTTKAVAELLATAGTKFMVLGQGETCTGDSARRAGNEFLFQQLAQQNIETINEVFDGVEQSKKKIVVTCAHCFNALNNEYPQIGGTYEVVHHTQLLNRLVRQKKLVPVASVTQNVTYHDPCYLGRHNKVYNAPRELMEASGSTLIEMPRHGERSMCCGAGGARMWMEEQLGKRINIDRVDEALSTIDSSPGAGTKIATGCPFCRVMLSDGVTARQDDMDAADRVEVVDVSQLMLDAITRVDAKQLGENLVVIQEPKQAKAEPEPAAAEPVAEKAEAPAAATKAPAGGGLAMKGPAKAPGGGGLAMKGPAKAPGGGLGMKGAAKAPGAKATEPAADEKPAAPVKGLAMKGPAKAPGKGLAMKGAAKAPGAKDDSAPAAETPATEPPAAPPVKGLGMKGGAKAPGGGLAMKGAAKAPGAKAPAAAPEPAAAETPAAEPVSAPSEEVKPTVAPKGLAMKSGFKRPGPKAPGAATPAATPAEPAPGEEAPAPAPEEPTAEADQPANGNGTTPVAPPTAKPGGLGFKSGAKAPGRKN; this is encoded by the coding sequence ATGAATGCCCTGACAGTGACGCTGGGCGTGATTGGGGCGGCGCTCACCCTCCTGTGCTGGGCGTCGTTCATCGACGGCGTCCGGAAGATCGCTCGCACGGTCATGCTGGGCCAGAGCGCACCGGATCGGTGGCGGCCGTTCCTGCCTCGCTTCAAGCAGATGATGGTGGAGTTCCTGGCGCACACGCGCATGAACAAGTTCCGCACCGTCGGCTGGGCGCACTGGCTGGTCATGATCGGCTTCCTCGCCGGCTTCATCCTCTGGTTCGAGGCGTACGGGCAGGCGATCGACCCGCACTTCCACTGGCCGATCATCGGCAACTGGGGCATCTACCACCTGATGGACGAGATCCTCGGCATCGGAACGGTAGTCGGCATCATCACGCTGATCGTCATTCGCCAGCTGAACCATCCTCGGGTGCCGGAACGGCTGTCCCGCTTCAGCGGTTCCAAGTTCGGCCCCGCGTACGTGATCGAATCCATCGTCCTCGTCGAGGGCCTGGGCATGGTCTTCGTGAAGGCCGGCAAGATCGCGACCTACGGCGGATCCCACACCTGGTCGGACTTCTTCACCCAGCAGGTCGCCAAGCTGCTGCCCGCCAGCCCGGTCATGGTGTCGATCTTCGCGCTGATCAAGCTGCTCTCCGGCGCGCTGTTCCTGTTCCTGGTCGGCCGCAACATCACCTGGGGCGTGGCCTGGCACCGCTTCTCGGCCTTCCCGAACATCTACTTCAAGCGCGAGGACGACGGCGGCGTCGCCCTGGGCGCGGTCAAGCCGATGATGTCCAACGGCAAGCTCCTGGACATGGAGAACGTCGACGCCGACAACGACATCATGGGCGCCGGCAAGATCGAGGACTTCTCCTGGAAGGGCATCCTCGACTTCACCACGTGTACCGAATGTGGCCGCTGCCAGTCGCAGTGCCCCGCCTGGAACACCGGTAAGCCGCTGTCGCCGAAACTGCTGATCATGTCGCTGCGTGACCACGGCTACGCCAAGGCCCCGTACCTGCTGGCCGGTGGCCGCAAGGATGCGGGCGGCGACGAGATCGGCCTGGTCGACGCCGAGGGCAAGCCGAACGAGGCTGCGCTGGCCCGCATTTCCGATGCCGCCAAGGCCGAGGCGGAGCGTCCGCTCGTCGGCGGCGAGGATGTCAGCGGCATCATCGATCCCGAGGTGCTGTGGTCGTGCACCACCTGTGGCGCTTGCGTGGAGCAGTGCCCGGTCGATATCGAGCACGTCGACCACATCATCGACATGCGCCGCTACCAGGTGCTGATCGAGTCGGAGTTCCCGTCCGAGCTCGCGGGTCTGTTCAAGAACCTGGAGAACAAGGGCAACCCGTGGGGCCAGAACGCCAAGGACCGGCTCAACTGGATCAACGAGATGGACTTCCAGATCCCGGTTTACGGGAAGGACGCCGACTCGTTCGACGGCTATGAGTACCTGTTCTGGGTCGGTTGCGCCGGCGCCTACGAGGACCGCGCCAAGAAGACCACCAAGGCCGTCGCCGAACTGCTCGCCACCGCGGGCACCAAGTTCATGGTGCTCGGCCAGGGCGAGACCTGCACCGGCGACTCGGCGCGCCGCGCGGGCAACGAGTTCCTGTTCCAGCAGCTGGCGCAGCAGAACATCGAGACCATCAACGAGGTCTTCGACGGCGTCGAGCAGAGCAAGAAGAAGATCGTCGTCACCTGTGCGCACTGCTTCAACGCGCTCAACAACGAGTACCCGCAGATCGGTGGCACCTACGAGGTCGTGCACCACACCCAGCTGCTCAATCGCCTGGTGCGGCAGAAGAAGCTGGTGCCGGTGGCCTCGGTGACCCAGAACGTCACCTACCACGACCCCTGCTACCTGGGCCGGCACAACAAGGTCTACAACGCACCGCGTGAGCTGATGGAAGCCTCGGGTTCGACGCTGATCGAAATGCCGCGGCACGGCGAACGTTCCATGTGCTGTGGCGCCGGTGGCGCGCGCATGTGGATGGAAGAGCAGCTCGGCAAGCGCATCAACATCGACCGGGTAGACGAGGCGCTGTCCACCATCGACTCCTCCCCCGGCGCCGGCACCAAGATCGCGACCGGCTGCCCGTTCTGCCGCGTCATGCTCTCCGACGGCGTTACCGCCCGCCAGGACGACATGGACGCCGCCGACCGCGTGGAGGTCGTGGACGTCTCCCAGCTGATGCTGGACGCGATCACCCGCGTCGACGCCAAGCAGCTCGGCGAGAACCTGGTCGTCATCCAGGAGCCCAAGCAGGCCAAGGCCGAACCCGAGCCTGCCGCAGCCGAACCCGTCGCCGAGAAAGCGGAAGCCCCGGCTGCCGCGACCAAGGCTCCGGCCGGTGGCGGACTCGCCATGAAGGGCCCCGCCAAGGCTCCCGGTGGCGGCGGTCTGGCCATGAAGGGCCCCGCGAAAGCTCCCGGCGGCGGTCTCGGCATGAAGGGCGCCGCCAAGGCCCCGGGCGCCAAGGCCACCGAACCGGCAGCCGACGAGAAGCCCGCGGCCCCGGTCAAGGGTCTCGCCATGAAGGGGCCGGCCAAGGCCCCCGGCAAGGGCCTGGCCATGAAGGGCGCGGCGAAAGCCCCGGGCGCCAAGGATGATTCGGCCCCCGCCGCCGAAACCCCGGCCACTGAGCCCCCTGCGGCTCCGCCGGTCAAGGGTCTCGGCATGAAGGGCGGCGCGAAGGCCCCGGGCGGCGGTCTCGCCATGAAGGGCGCGGCCAAGGCGCCGGGCGCAAAAGCACCCGCCGCCGCTCCGGAACCGGCCGCCGCGGAAACCCCGGCCGCCGAACCGGTTTCGGCCCCGTCCGAAGAGGTCAAGCCGACCGTCGCCCCCAAGGGCCTGGCCATGAAGTCCGGCTTCAAGCGCCCCGGCCCGAAGGCTCCGGGCGCAGCAACCCCGGCGGCCACCCCCGCTGAACCGGCCCCCGGCGAGGAAGCACCGGCCCCCGCCCCCGAGGAGCCGACAGCCGAGGCGGACCAGCCCGCCAACGGCAACGGCACCACCCCGGTGGCCCCGCCGACCGCCAAGCCCGGCGGCCTCGGCTTCAAGTCGGGCGCGAAAGCCCCGGGCCGGAAGAACTGA
- a CDS encoding NRDE family protein produces the protein MCLVLLGWRVHPEYRLIVAANRDEFYTRPAEPMRWWPEVPGVLAGRDLGARGGIGTWLGLATAAGRFAGVTNVRNPKGERADARSRGSLLMDYLRGDQDLRGPGKYLHDVAAGPDDYNGYHVVASDLATLWWHSNGRPGEPRELAPGFHGLSNGPSLASAAPGPAAELIAPDPIWPKVRDGVDGLRKVVESEPAAVDRYFEVLADRTAAPDDQLPDTGIPRDLERAASARFVSHLAHGTRASTVLLMREDGTFEMAERTFGRLGRPKGKVAFSGTVDLPD, from the coding sequence ATGTGTTTGGTGTTGCTCGGCTGGCGCGTACATCCGGAATACCGGTTGATCGTCGCGGCCAATCGAGACGAGTTCTATACCCGGCCCGCCGAACCGATGCGCTGGTGGCCGGAGGTCCCCGGCGTCCTGGCCGGCCGGGATCTGGGCGCGCGCGGCGGGATCGGCACCTGGCTCGGGCTCGCCACCGCCGCCGGGCGGTTCGCGGGGGTGACGAATGTGCGCAACCCGAAAGGTGAACGCGCTGACGCTCGTTCCCGCGGGTCACTGCTCATGGACTATCTACGCGGCGACCAAGATCTCCGCGGCCCCGGAAAGTACCTTCACGACGTCGCTGCCGGACCGGACGACTACAACGGGTACCACGTGGTGGCCTCGGATCTCGCGACGCTCTGGTGGCATTCCAACGGCAGGCCCGGGGAGCCGCGGGAATTGGCGCCCGGCTTCCACGGACTTTCCAACGGCCCGTCGCTCGCCTCCGCCGCACCGGGCCCGGCCGCGGAGCTGATCGCACCCGATCCGATCTGGCCGAAAGTGCGCGACGGTGTCGACGGGCTGCGCAAAGTGGTGGAGTCCGAGCCGGCCGCCGTGGACCGGTATTTCGAGGTGCTGGCCGACCGGACCGCGGCGCCCGATGATCAGTTGCCCGACACCGGGATTCCCCGCGACCTGGAGCGGGCGGCCTCGGCTCGGTTCGTCTCGCACCTGGCGCACGGGACCCGCGCGAGCACCGTGCTCCTGATGCGGGAGGACGGGACGTTCGAGATGGCCGAGCGGACCTTCGGCCGGTTGGGCCGGCCGAAGGGGAAGGTGGCGTTCAGCGGAACCGTCGACCTACCGGACTGA
- a CDS encoding S1 family peptidase — translation MRLPRLGKFRSKSAIAASAAILLFAPTAAVANAEPEPAPAPALPVELITAIARDLKISPEEYLRRSDVSQELASFAATAQRQFPEVYGGSWLNETGQAVVALTQGPGADEARKAAQDAGFEVRTVAKSESALRGEKSAFQRWLDEQPEPVAALIRGVAIDTVNNSIAVRVDQPGLPMPSFVDPSRVLVMAPPVAAEQLPEAAPIAGAIERGSLTGGDGYASVAGRTSLRCSFGFNGTLGGKPVNITAGHCNPALDQPTAVHELVGDRLGTKLGAFQKSVLGSQDYSILRVEDEQKGRFDNSGVKSGGAPIVVDGVADPVVGAPVCKSGSRTGFSCGVINAVDQTVQVGDRELTQSFSANICALPGDSGGPIVSGRRALGISSASSVADYPVCAIPEFLGLLTGNAPQLFAQPLNVVLSDNPGLRVNTN, via the coding sequence ATGCGTCTGCCACGTCTGGGAAAGTTCCGTTCGAAATCCGCGATCGCCGCTTCGGCGGCGATTCTGCTGTTCGCACCTACCGCGGCAGTGGCGAACGCCGAACCGGAACCGGCCCCGGCGCCCGCACTGCCCGTGGAGCTGATCACCGCCATCGCCCGTGACCTGAAGATCTCGCCGGAGGAATACCTGCGCCGGTCCGATGTGTCCCAGGAGCTCGCGTCCTTCGCGGCCACCGCGCAGCGGCAGTTCCCGGAGGTCTACGGCGGCTCGTGGCTCAACGAGACCGGGCAGGCCGTCGTGGCGCTGACCCAGGGTCCCGGCGCGGACGAGGCCCGCAAGGCCGCCCAGGACGCCGGCTTCGAGGTCCGCACCGTGGCCAAGAGCGAGTCCGCGCTGCGCGGTGAGAAGTCCGCGTTCCAGCGCTGGCTGGACGAGCAGCCCGAGCCGGTCGCCGCCCTGATCCGTGGCGTCGCGATCGACACCGTCAACAACAGCATCGCGGTGCGGGTGGACCAGCCCGGCCTGCCGATGCCGAGCTTCGTCGACCCGTCCCGCGTCCTGGTGATGGCGCCGCCGGTGGCCGCCGAGCAGCTGCCCGAGGCCGCCCCGATCGCGGGCGCGATCGAGCGTGGCTCGCTCACCGGTGGCGACGGTTACGCCTCGGTCGCCGGGCGCACCTCGCTGCGCTGCTCGTTCGGCTTCAACGGCACCCTCGGCGGCAAGCCCGTCAACATCACCGCCGGGCACTGCAACCCCGCCCTCGATCAGCCCACCGCCGTACACGAACTGGTCGGTGACCGGCTGGGTACCAAGCTCGGCGCCTTCCAGAAGTCGGTGCTCGGCAGCCAGGACTACTCCATCCTGCGGGTCGAGGACGAGCAGAAGGGACGCTTCGACAACAGCGGCGTCAAGTCCGGCGGCGCCCCGATCGTGGTCGACGGCGTGGCTGACCCGGTGGTCGGCGCCCCGGTCTGCAAGTCCGGTTCGCGCACCGGGTTCAGCTGCGGCGTGATCAATGCGGTCGACCAGACCGTGCAGGTCGGCGATCGCGAGCTCACCCAGAGCTTCTCGGCCAATATCTGCGCCCTCCCCGGCGACAGCGGCGGCCCGATCGTCAGCGGCCGCCGCGCGCTCGGCATCTCCAGCGCGTCCTCGGTCGCCGACTACCCGGTCTGCGCGATCCCCGAGTTCCTCGGCCTGCTCACCGGGAACGCGCCGCAGCTGTTCGCGCAGCCGCTGAACGTGGTGCTCTCCGACAACCCAGGCCTGCGCGTCAACACCAACTGA